Genomic segment of Synechococcus sp. A18-25c:
CTCTTCGCCGCTGTTGCGGTCCGTCCAGCGATCCAGCTTGAAGCTGCCGATGATGCCGAGCAGCGAGCCTTTTTTCACGTAATCGGCAGCGACCTGTGCTTGCTTGCCCCAGATCTCGAGATTGAACCAATCGGGTTCGTCATCGCGGCTGCGTCGGTTCACGGCGATCGTGAGGTTGGCCACCATGCTTCCGGATTCGAAGTAGCGCACTTCGGGGTCTCGGCCTGCCCGGCCGACGAGGGTCACGGAATTGACTCCCATTGAATTGCTCCTGTTAGTTGGGTTCATGATGCGCCACGGTTGCCGGAATTGACCGTTGTCGTGGCTGCTTTCAAGGAGTTCCCCCGTCGTGGCCAGACGTAACAGATGGGTCTGGAAACTGCTCCTATGATTCGCCGAAATGTGGTTCCGCCAGTGCTCTTCCGCCGCTTCCAGTTGTCCCGCGACATCGGCATTGACCTGGGCACGGCTAACACCCTGATTTACGTCTCCGGCAAGGGGATTGTGCTGCAGGAGCCCTCGGTGGTCGCCCTCGATCTTGAGCGCGGCGTCACCATGGCGGTAGGTGATGAAGCGAAGTTGATGCTGGGGCGGACGCCCGGCAACATCCGCGCAGTGCGTCCCTTGCGCGATGGCGTGATTGCTGATTTCGATGCCGCAGAGCAGATGCTCAAGACCTTTATTCAGAAGGGCAATGAGGGCCGCGGCATTGTTGCGCCAAGGTTGGTGGTGGGTATTCCTAGTGGTGTGACCGGGGTCGAACGGCGGGCCGTGCGCGAAGCCGGTCTAGCCGGCGCCCGCGAAGTGCACCTCATCGATGAGCCGGTGGCAGCTGCCATCGGTGCCGGTCTGCCGGTGACCGAACCGGTCGGAACGATGATTGTTGATATTGGTGGTGGCACCACCGAGGTCGCTGTGCTCAGTCTTGGTGGCACGGTGCTCAGCGAGTCGGTGCGGGTCGCAGGCGATGAAATCAGCGATTCCATCGGTGTGTATCTCAAGAAAGTGCACAACCTGGTGGTGGGCGAACGCACCGCAGAAGAGATCAAGATCCGCATCGGCTCTGCCTTCCCCGATAACGAGTTCGACCAGACTGTGATGGACGTGCGCGGCCTGCACTTGTTGTCCGGTCTGCCTCGCACCATTCAGCTCCAGGCCGGCGACCTCAGAGAGGCCATCGCCGAGCCACTCAATGTGATTGTGGAAGCGGTGAAGCGCACCCTGGAACGCACGCCGCCCGAACTGGCCGCCGACATCGTCGATCGCGGGATCATGCTGGCTGGAGGCGGTGCCCTAGTGCGGGGCCTTAGCGACTTGATCAGCCATGAGACCGGCATTTTCACGCACATTGCTGAAGACCCTCTGCTCTGCGTGGTCAAGGGATGCGGTCAGGTGCTTGAGGATTACAAACGTCTCCAGCGGGTGCTTGACACCCCTGAATTCGTTCGAGCCGCGGCTGCCGTCTAACCGCTATGGGTTCTTCCCAGTGGCCGCAGGGGTCGCGGCTGCGTTCGGTTCAGCGCCTGTGGCCCTGGTTGCTGCTGCTCGTGGCGCTTGGCTTGGTGCGATTCAGTAAAGGTGCCGGTTTCGCCGATGCCTTTGCGTTGATTAGCCGCCCGTTCTGGCCCGGTACGGCGCAGCGCGAATGGGTTCAATCCGCCACAAAGCAGGAAGAGGCTGCCCGACTGATGCTGCTGGAGGAAGACAACGCTCGCCTTCGGGGCCTGTTGAAACTAAACCAGCAGTCGTCTGGCGATTGGCTTCAAGCCGCTGTGATTTCGCGTGCCGCGTCCGGTTGGTGGCAGCAGCTGGAGCTCGGCACGGGATCGATCCAGGGTGTGGCCAAAGACGATGCGGTGGTGGGTCCCGGTGGTCTGGTCGGTCGTGTGCAGAGCGTGACGCCCACCACCAGTCGCGTGCGTTTGCTCACGGCTCCTGGTAGCCGGATCGGCGTCTGGTTGCCCCGCACCCGTCAGCATGGCCTGCTGTTGGGGCTGGGCACGGCTCGGCCTCAGTTGCAGTTTCTCGACAAGGAAGTTCGGGTGAAGGAAGGGGATCTGGTCAGCACCTCTCCTGCTAGCACTCTCTTGCCCCCCAATCTGCCGGTGGCGGTGGTGCAATCGATCAACCTGCGGGCTGTGCCAGCTCCCACGGCTCTGGTGCAATTGATTGCTGCTCCTGATGCCATCGACTGGGTTCAGGTGAAGGTGCGCTGATCCATGACCCCACTGCATCGCCAGCCCACCTGTGTGGCCTCCGTGTTGCTGGTGCCTCTGCTTCAGCTCGCAGGACCGTCCTGGCTCACTTTGGAGGGCGTCCCTCCCAGCTGGGCCATGCTCTGGTTGCTGCCCTGGTCTTTGGTGGATGGACCCGTCCCCGGTTTGATTGCTGGAGCCGGCCTGGGGATGGTGTTGGACGGGCTCAGCCTGGGCGACACCACGCAGGTGCCGGGATTGATGTTGATGGGCTGGTGGTGGGGACGACTGGGACGTCGCGGGCCACCGATTCAGCGCAGCCTCAATCTCGGTTTACTGGCCTGGATCGGCACGGTGGTGCTTGGGTTGAGCCTCTGGCTGCAGTGGCTGGTGCTGGGGGTACCGGAAGCGATGATCCAGGCTTGGGCACTGCACACCACCGTGGCGCAGTCGCTGATCACTGGACTGCTGGCCCCGATGGTCGGATCCTGGCAACTGCTCCTCTGGCGACGCCGGTCCCCTGCATGACTGAATTCAAACAACGGCGGTTGGTCCTGGTCGGTCTGGCGGTTGCAGGCCTGGCGACCATTGGCTGGGGCTGTCGTAGACCCGCAGCTCCGGAGAGCACGCTGCAGCTCTGGACTCTGGAGCTAGCGCCCAAATTCAACCCCTATATGACATCGGTGATTGAGGCCTGGGAGACCCGTTATCCAGATGTCCCGGTGCGTTGGACCGATCTCCTCTGGGGGACTGTGGAACGCAAGCTGCTGGCCGCGGTGTTTGCCCGCACGGCACCGGATCTGGTGAATCTGAATCCTCCTTTTGCTGCCAACTTGGCCAGCAAGGGAGGACTGACGGATCTCACCCCGCTGTTGCCCGATGGTGCCTCCGAGCGCTACTTGCCTTCGGTCTGGGATGCAGCTCGGGACCCAAAGGGCGGGCAGATTGCGATTCCCTGGTACCTCACGGTGCGTCTGAGCCTGGTGAACCGCGATCTGCTGCGCGGTGCTGGGCTCGAGCAGGCTCCTCAGCGCTGGGAGGACGTGCCCGCTTTTGCCAGACAAATCCGCGAACGCACCGGGCACTACGGAGTGTTTGTGACTGTGGTGCCGGATGACTCCGCCGAACTGCTGGAGTCGATGGTGCAGATGGGTGTGACCTTGCTCGATGACCGCCAGAGGGCTGCCTTCAATACCCCGGCCGGTCGCAAGGCTTTCGCCTTCTGGACCAATCTTTACCGGGAGGGTCTCTTGCCGCGGGAAGTGGTCAGCCAGGGACAGCGGCGGGCAGTCGAGCTGTTTCAGAGCGGTGAGCTGGCCTTGCTAGCCAGTGGTGCGAAGTTCCTGGGCAACATCCAGACCAATGCACCCGGGGTGGCAGCGGTCACCGAGCCACGACCGCCGCTCACCGGGACTGATGGAGTGGCCAATGTGGCTTTGATGACCCTAGTGGTCCCGCGGCAAAGCGACAACGCTGCGGATGCGGTGCTGTTTGCTCTCTTCCTCACCAATGGCGAGAACCAGGCCCGCTTCGCGCGCGAGGCGCTGGTACTGCCCTCGTCGACGCAGGCCCTGGCGGCGGTGAGGGCGGAGTTGGAGGCAGAGCGTCCCTCGGATCCAGGCGCTGCTCAGATTCGTGAGGCACGGTTGCTGTCTGCTGAAACCCTGGAGCGGGCACGGGTGCTTGTGCCGGCTACACCAGGTGTGAAGCGGCTTCAAAGCATCATTTACACCCAGCTGCAGCGGGCGATGCTGGGCCAGATCAGCAGTGATCAGGCCGTGCGTGAGGCTGAAGAGCAGTGGAATCGCTACGCACGCTCACGCTGGCCTTGAAAGACTCGGATTTGGCGAGATCTAATCCTTAAGAGAAGGCAAAGTCTGCGCTCCTTAGCCAATCAAAAGTCTCGATCTGCTCACCCCGAACGGTAGGGTTGCGACTCTTCAAGTAGGGAGCGCATGCCAGAAGGGCCATCACAAACCAGAGGTGATGGGCCGCTTCAGCTGGCTCCTGAGCCCCACAAAGCCACCGTGCTGGTGGTCGACGATGAGCCTGCAGTTCGTCGCGTTTTGGTGATGCGGCTCCAGTTAGCTGGTTACCGAGTGGTCTGTGCCGAAGATGGCGAGCAGGCCTTGGAAATGTTCCACAGCGAGTCACCGGACCTGGTGGTGCTCGATGTGATGCTGCCCAAGCTCGATGGCTTCGCTGTTTGCCGTCGCTTGCGCGCCGAGTCTTGTGTACCAATCATTTTCCTCTCCGCGCTGGAAGCCATTTCCGAGCGGGTGGCGGGACTTGATCTTGGGGCTGACGATTACCTTCCGAAACCCTTCAGCCCGAAGGAGCTGGAAGCGCGCATCGCCACCATTCTGCGCCGGGTGGGCCGCGGCTCTGCCACCGCCGAACCCAGGGAGCTGCCAACCGGTCAGGGCGTGGTGCGCGTCGGTGATCTGGTGGTGGACACCAACCGTCGACAGGTGACGCGTGGTAACGAACGCATCTCGCTCACCTACACAGAGTTCAGCCTTCTTGAGCTGTTGTTCCGCGAGCCCGGCCGTGTGGTGCCTCGTGCCGAAATCCTGGAACAACTCTGGGGTTACCCACCCCGCCGTGCCGCTGATCTGCGTGTGGTGGACGTGTATGTGGCCCGCTTGCGTGGCAAGTTAGAGCCCGACCCTCGCAACCCGGAGCTGATTCTCACCGTCCGTGGCATTGGTTATTCCTCTCAGCGCATGGGCGATGGTGCTCCTGCTGCTGCAGCTGGCTAGGCCTTTGCAGGGTGTGTTTGATTGTTGAGGGTCGCCTTCGGGTCCCATCGACCGGCAGAGTGGCGCCCGACTGCATCCCGCTCCCCTGTGTCTGAACTGCGTGAGACCCGCCTCGAGAAGGCGAATGCACTCAGAGATCAGGGCCGTGAGCCCTACGCCTTGCTGTTTGAGCCGACCCATCGGATGGCTGCGCTGCAGGCGAACCATGCTGATTTGCCCAAGGGTGAGGAGCGGGACTGCACTGTGGCGGTGGCCGGCCGGGTGATGACCCGTCGGGTTATGGGCAAGCTCGCCTTCTTCACTCTGGCGGATGAAACTGGCACGATTCAGCTGTTTCTCGAGAAAGCTGCCCTGGGGGAGGCTTTTGCCCAGATCACGTCCCTAGTGGATTCAGGGGATCTAATCGGGGTCCAGGGCATCCTGCGCCGCACCGACCGCGGTGAATTGTCGGTGAAGGTGAGTGAGTGGACGATGCTCACCAAGGCTTTGCAGCCTTTGCCAGACAAGTGGCATGGCCTGGCGGATGTGGAGAAGCGCTACCGCCAGCGTTACCTCGACCTGATCGTGACGCCCCAGTCCAGAGAGACCTTCAGGCGCCGGGCGAACACGGTGAGTGCCATTCGCCGCTGGTTGGATGACCGTGCGTTTCTGGAGATCGAGACTCCGGTGCTCCAGAGCCAGCCCGGTGGTGCCGATGCCCGTCCCTTCGAGACCCATCACAACGCTCTGGACCTGCCGCTGACGTTGCGGATTGCCACGGAGCTGCACCTCAAGCGTCTCGTGGTCGGTGGATTTGAACGGGTTTACGAGCTGGGGCGCATCT
This window contains:
- the rpaB gene encoding response regulator transcription factor RpaB, with translation MPEGPSQTRGDGPLQLAPEPHKATVLVVDDEPAVRRVLVMRLQLAGYRVVCAEDGEQALEMFHSESPDLVVLDVMLPKLDGFAVCRRLRAESCVPIIFLSALEAISERVAGLDLGADDYLPKPFSPKELEARIATILRRVGRGSATAEPRELPTGQGVVRVGDLVVDTNRRQVTRGNERISLTYTEFSLLELLFREPGRVVPRAEILEQLWGYPPRRAADLRVVDVYVARLRGKLEPDPRNPELILTVRGIGYSSQRMGDGAPAAAAG
- a CDS encoding rod shape-determining protein; translated protein: MLFRRFQLSRDIGIDLGTANTLIYVSGKGIVLQEPSVVALDLERGVTMAVGDEAKLMLGRTPGNIRAVRPLRDGVIADFDAAEQMLKTFIQKGNEGRGIVAPRLVVGIPSGVTGVERRAVREAGLAGAREVHLIDEPVAAAIGAGLPVTEPVGTMIVDIGGGTTEVAVLSLGGTVLSESVRVAGDEISDSIGVYLKKVHNLVVGERTAEEIKIRIGSAFPDNEFDQTVMDVRGLHLLSGLPRTIQLQAGDLREAIAEPLNVIVEAVKRTLERTPPELAADIVDRGIMLAGGGALVRGLSDLISHETGIFTHIAEDPLLCVVKGCGQVLEDYKRLQRVLDTPEFVRAAAAV
- the mreC gene encoding rod shape-determining protein MreC, producing the protein MGSSQWPQGSRLRSVQRLWPWLLLLVALGLVRFSKGAGFADAFALISRPFWPGTAQREWVQSATKQEEAARLMLLEEDNARLRGLLKLNQQSSGDWLQAAVISRAASGWWQQLELGTGSIQGVAKDDAVVGPGGLVGRVQSVTPTTSRVRLLTAPGSRIGVWLPRTRQHGLLLGLGTARPQLQFLDKEVRVKEGDLVSTSPASTLLPPNLPVAVVQSINLRAVPAPTALVQLIAAPDAIDWVQVKVR
- a CDS encoding rod shape-determining protein MreD produces the protein MTPLHRQPTCVASVLLVPLLQLAGPSWLTLEGVPPSWAMLWLLPWSLVDGPVPGLIAGAGLGMVLDGLSLGDTTQVPGLMLMGWWWGRLGRRGPPIQRSLNLGLLAWIGTVVLGLSLWLQWLVLGVPEAMIQAWALHTTVAQSLITGLLAPMVGSWQLLLWRRRSPA
- a CDS encoding single-stranded DNA-binding protein — encoded protein: MGVNSVTLVGRAGRDPEVRYFESGSMVANLTIAVNRRSRDDEPDWFNLEIWGKQAQVAADYVKKGSLLGIIGSFKLDRWTDRNSGEERSKPVVRVDRLELLGSKRDNEAGSGNFGGGNFGGGAPSEEEVPF
- the lysS gene encoding lysine--tRNA ligase, with amino-acid sequence MSELRETRLEKANALRDQGREPYALLFEPTHRMAALQANHADLPKGEERDCTVAVAGRVMTRRVMGKLAFFTLADETGTIQLFLEKAALGEAFAQITSLVDSGDLIGVQGILRRTDRGELSVKVSEWTMLTKALQPLPDKWHGLADVEKRYRQRYLDLIVTPQSRETFRRRANTVSAIRRWLDDRAFLEIETPVLQSQPGGADARPFETHHNALDLPLTLRIATELHLKRLVVGGFERVYELGRIFRNEGVSTRHNPEFTSVEIYQAYSDYIGMMELTEQMVSSVCQEVCGTTTLTYQGTEIDLAPPWRRATMHELVEDATGLDFNSFTRRDDAATAMQAKGLHAPELADSVGRLLNEAFEQSVESTLIQPTFVIDYPVEISPLARPHRSKPGLVERFELFIVGREHANAFSELTDPVDQRQRLEAQQERKAAGDLEAQGLDEDFVTALEVGMPPTGGLGIGIDRLVMLLTDSPSIRDVIAFPLLRPDA
- a CDS encoding sugar ABC transporter substrate-binding protein, producing MTEFKQRRLVLVGLAVAGLATIGWGCRRPAAPESTLQLWTLELAPKFNPYMTSVIEAWETRYPDVPVRWTDLLWGTVERKLLAAVFARTAPDLVNLNPPFAANLASKGGLTDLTPLLPDGASERYLPSVWDAARDPKGGQIAIPWYLTVRLSLVNRDLLRGAGLEQAPQRWEDVPAFARQIRERTGHYGVFVTVVPDDSAELLESMVQMGVTLLDDRQRAAFNTPAGRKAFAFWTNLYREGLLPREVVSQGQRRAVELFQSGELALLASGAKFLGNIQTNAPGVAAVTEPRPPLTGTDGVANVALMTLVVPRQSDNAADAVLFALFLTNGENQARFAREALVLPSSTQALAAVRAELEAERPSDPGAAQIREARLLSAETLERARVLVPATPGVKRLQSIIYTQLQRAMLGQISSDQAVREAEEQWNRYARSRWP